The region GGTCTCCCCGGCCGTGTCGGTCCAGGCAAGGTGACGGGCCACACCCTGAGGGGCATCTGTTTCCCGGGTCAGCAACTGTCCGGTACGTGCTGCGTGCCGCCAGGAGATCTGCCGGGGAGAATCCCCCGCCAGGTATGGCCGCAACCCCGAAAAGTCCTCCTGTCCGGGTTGCCGTCTGCGCCCTTCTCCTGACCCAGCACGCTGCCGCAGGGGCGCAGGCGGCGCGCCCGATTCAGGCAGCGGAAAGACCGTCACGGCCTCCGGCACCTCCAGAGCCCCGCGTAATTCCCATAACCCCAGTGGATCAAGGACCGCGACCGGCACGGAGGTCAGCGTCAGCAGGCCACGGGTCGTTGCCGGCACGTACAGCACCGCGCGCGCTGTCTCTCCAGCAGGTACGCGCAGGGTCGCCTGTGCCAGGATTGCAGCGCCGTTCCGGAGCTCGATCCTCAGCAGTCCGGTGGGTCCGGAGGTATGGGCGCGCACCACAAAAGGCGCGGTCTGTCCGGCCACGCTGTGTGATGGCGGGTCCAGGTGCACCGTCAGCCCCCGAGCCACCCGGTTCAGTGGCGCAGCCGTCATGATCCACACGCCGCTGAGCAGGAAGGTCAGGCCATACCCCAGGCTGAGCCCGTAGTTCACGCAGCCGATCAGCGTCAGGACGACCAGCAGCAGAAACCCCAGCCCGAAGCGGGTCGGACGCAACGACAGGCCAGTCGTCATGCTCAGGGAATCGGCGTGTCGGCCAGCACTCGGGTCAGCAGGTCACCGACAGACTGGGATGGATCGCGCAGGGGGAGGCGATGGGCTGCCAGCGACGGAAACACGGCCTGCACGTCTTCCGGCAGCACCATGTCACGTCCCGCAAGGTACGCCCAGGCCCGCGCTGCGGCCAAAAGCGCCAGCAGAGCGCGTGGGCTCAGGCCAGCCTCGAACGCCGGATGTTCACGGGTCGCGCGGGCCAGCAACTGCAGATAGTCCAGCAGGGGCGGAGCAGCGTGCACAGCGTCCACCTCCCGCTGCAGACCTAACAGAACCGGTGCACTCAGCACGGCCGGCAATTCGCGCACGGTCTGGCTGCGCCCGCCGGTTTCCAGCAGATTCCGCTCGGCCCGCGGGTCCGGATAGCCCAGGGTTACGGTCAGCAGAAAGCGGTCCAGCTGCGCTTCAGGCAAAGGCGAGGTGCCCACGAAGGCCGCCGGGTTCTGCGTGGCAATAACGAAAAAGGGGTCAGGCAGGGGGCGGGTCACGCCGCCTTCACTCACCTGACGTTCCTCCATGGCCTCCAGCAGCGCACCCTGAGTACGAGGAGTGGCGCGGTTGATCTCATCGGCCAGCAGCACTTCACTGAACACCGGGCCCGGCTGGAAGCGGAAGGTGGCTGCGCCCGCGTCCCAGATGCTGACGCCCAGCAGATCCGCTGGCAACAGGTCCGAGGTGAACTGCACGCGCCGGAAGTGAAGCCCGCAGGTGCGGGCGAGCGCCTGGGCCAGGGTGGTCTTTCCCACGCCGGGCTGGTCCTCGATCAGCAGGTGCCCGCGCGCCAGCAGACAGGTCAAGGCCAGGCGGACCTGAGTGGACTTGCCCAGAATGACCCGGTCAAGCTGGTCCAGGGACGCGTGCAAAGCCGCGCGCGACGTGCCGGAGGCGGGGAAAGAGACGAGACGGGTCATGTCCTCTCAGCCTAACGGGTCCCCTCTGACAGATCGGCAACAGAACTACCGTCTTCAGATTTGCTCTGCACTGAGCTTTTTCGCACGGCCAGCTTCACGCCGATCAGGGCGCCCAGCAGGTCAAACAGCCAGTCGGTAATGCCGGCGTCGCGTCCTGGCACAAAAGCCTGGTGCACCTCATCAAAGGCGCCGAACCACACCGCGATCAAGAAGGCCGCAGCCCAGCTGGCCGTCGCCCGGCCCAATGAGTAGGCCAGAGCCAGGTAGGCCAGGGCGTGCGCGATCCAGTCAAACGGATGCCGCAGGGCTGGACCGGGGGTCTGCGACTGACTGCTCAGCCACCATATGGCGGCCATAATCAGCAGTGCAGGCACCCACCAGCCGGGGCGAGGCTTCCGGTGCCGTGGCCGTGCCGTCAATGCCGGCTCACTTCCTGATCGCTGGCCAGCCCCTCTTCCTGCCGGGGAACCGGCCCGTGCTGAGGGCCACCTTCCGGGTGCTCCACCAGTTCAATCAACGTGCCCTGGCCCCACTTGGGGTGCAGGAACGCCACGCGTGTTCCGGCGCGGCCAGGAGTGGGCTCGGGGTTCAGGAAACGGGCGCCGTCTGCCCGCAGGCGGGTCATTTCAGCGTCCAGGTCCGCGACACGGTAAGCCGTGTGGTGCAGCCCGGGGCCCTTTTTCTCCAGAAAAGTAGTAATGGGGCTCTCCGGACGGGTGGGCATCAGCAGCTCAATCAGCGTGTCGCCCACCTGAAAAGCGCGCACCCGCACACCCTGTGTGGTGACGTCCTCGTCGGGACCTTCCGGGTGCAGGCCAAGAGCAATATAGGGAGCAGAACCTGCATCCAGGTCGGGCGTGGCAATCGCCACATGGTCGAGCATCAGCGCACTCATGTACCTCAGGGTACGCCCCAGACGCACCGGCCGCGCGAAGTCGAATTCTCAGGCCTGGGTGGGCCTCGCACGCAGGTACCAATGGGCGACTGCGCGCATCACTTCCTTGGCCTCACCGTCGGTCACGCTGACCTGCAGCGTCAACCGGGCTTTACCCTCCTGCGCGTAGGCAGCATGCGCGGCAGGCAGTTCGGCAGGGTCGATCTCAGCGCGGGCCACCACGTTGCCGACGGCCCGGCTCACGTAATGGGTTTCCAGCTTTTCTATCAGCGGCACAGCCTGGTTCAACTGCGCAGTAAACGCACCGGCAAACGCTGCTCCACTGACCGCTTCTGCCAGTAGGAACTGCGCGCCGGCATGAATGGTCCCCAGGTGGTTGCGAAAAGGTGGTGTGTCAGCGCACTGGCCGGTGGCCCAGCCCACGCCCACATCCGTGATCTGCACGCCAACGGTGGCGTTCATGGGGATGGCGTGTAGGGCAGCCTTTACAGCGTCCACGGCAGGGGCAGGCAGAGCGTGTGCGGTCATGAAGACAGTGTGCAGAATTTTTGAACCGAGTTCAAGCAAGGGTGGCATCCCCCGACTGCTTCAGAGAGACCCCGATCGTATGCAGCGGCGCGAAATCCTGTTGCTTCAGCTTCCTCTGCACCCGCAGGGCGGCCTCCAGCTCATCGGCGTCAATGATTCTCAGTGCCTGTAACCTGCCAGTGGCCATCTTTCTGCACCTCGCAGGTGGGGATGACGTTCAGGTACAGGTGGTTGGTCCAGGGAAAGCCATCTTCAAACCCAGAGCCGGCGCAGATATCGGTGTAGAACCACTGTGGCTCACCAGACCCGTTCAGGATCACCAGCAGCACGTGTTGAGCTTCCTTAGGAACCAGATATAACCATTGGAACCCGGAAACCAGCGAGGGCTTTTGCCGCCCACACAGCTCTTCGAGATGGGGCGTTTCAACATGATGGATCTGAAAATCCACCAGCCACCCGGAATCCGAATCACACTCTGTTCGCCCTGTATGTTCCGGAAGAACTTCAGATCATCGCTGCCCTTACGCTTCACGAGGTTACGTGTAGGGGTCTTCCAGATACCGCCTCAAAATGGCCAGAAGCGGGTATGTCCCGTCAATCAGGGCTGCCTCCACCTTCCGGGCATGTGCCCAGGTAGCGTCAGCATGTGCGGCTGTAACGCGCCCGTCCTGAACAGCCTCGTCCAGCTCCTCGCCGTCGATGATGTGGGTTTCGGTCACCTGACCCGCGCGCTCCGGCTCCACTTCCCAGTTGCCGATGACATCCAGGTACAGGTCATCAATCCAGGGCAGGCCATCTTCACCTATCCCCTCGCCGCCATGGACATCAACGTACAGCTGTAAGGGAATGCCGTGTTCATCGAGCATTGCGGTAAGCGCATCACCCATCACAGCTTCGCCACCGCCAGTCGGGTGCACACGGACCCAGCGGTAGCCGTGGTCCAGCACCCGGATCACGCGGTCACCGAAGGCCACGTCCAGCGGACGCACAACCTCATGCGCCGTGAAATCGACGATCACGTGACCCGGCAGGTGCAGCACCACCTGTTCGTGCCGCACCGCCCGGGGCCAGGCGCGCAGGTCGTGAATCTTGCGTTTCATACCGGTCAGCATAGGGCGGGCCGCGCAGAATGGCAGATGAGATATGGCGCCGCGGACTTCCTCCGCGGCGCCACCTCCAAGTTCAGAACTGAGCTCAGGCCAGCTGTTTCAGCGCCTGCAGCATCAGATCACCTTCTACCGCCTGCACCCTGGTCTTCAGACTTTCCAGCGTATCGCCGGGCAGCACCGGCACGCGGGTCTGGGCCAGCACCGGGCCCTCGTCAATGCCGGAAGTTACCAGGTGCACGGTCGCGCCGCTCTCGGTGTCTCCACTGGCCAACACCGCCTCGTGGACCCGGTCACCGTACATGCCGCGTCCGCCGTGGCGCGGCAGCAGGCTGGGGTGGATATTCACGATGCGCCCGGCGTAATACGACAGCAGCCGGGGGCCCAGCTCGCGCATGTAACCGCTGAGCACCAGGGTATCGACCTGCGCCTGAACGAAAAAATCCAGAATGGCCGCGTCCAGCGTGTCAGGATCAGGCACCCTGGCGCTGCTCAGGTGCGCTGAGGCGAGCCCGGCCTCGCGCGCCCAGGCCAGAGCTGGTGAGCGGCTGTTGTTGCTGAGCAGCGCCACCGGCGTGGCATTGAGCTCGCCCGCCGCGCAGGCCGCCGTGATGTGCCGCGCGGCGCTCCCACCATGCGAGGCAAGAAATCCGATTCTCACGAGGACTGAGCGAGTTCCTGCAGCAGGTAGGCGCTGGTCAGGATTCCGTTGTGGTAGTCCTGGAGGGCAAAGCTCTCGTTGGGGCTGTGGGGCGCGTCCTCGTTCAGGCCGAAGTCCACGAACAGCACCTCGGTCTTCAGGATGTCGCTGAAGGCCGCCACGATCGGAATGCTGCCGCCGGTGCGGGCGAACACGGCGTCCCTGCCGTACACGCGGTGCAGGGCGCGGTTGGCCGCCTGAATTGCCGGGCTGTCGGTCTTGAATTTCACCGGCTGACCGCCGTGATGCCCGCGCACCTCGGCCTTCACGCCGGCTGGGGCGATCTGCGGCACGTACTCCTTGATCAGCTGGGTGATGCGGTCGGGGTCCTGCCCCGGCACCAGACGCATGCTGACCTTGGCCCCGGCCTTCGCGGCGATCACGGTCTTGCTGCCCTCGCCCTGGTAGCCGCCCCAGATGCCGTTGACGTCCAGCGTCGGCCGGCCCCAGATGCGCTCCAGCACGCTGTACCCTTCCTCCCCAGGCAGGGCAGGCACGCCGATGGACGCTGCAAATTCCTCGTCGCTGTGTGGCAGCGAGGCCCACATGGCCCGCTCCTGCTCGGTCAGTTCTTCCACGCCGTCGTAGAAGCCGGGAATGGTCACGCGGCCCTGCTCGTCCTTGAGTCTGGCGATGATCTCGCACAGTGCATTGATCGGGTTGGGTGCCGCGCCGCCGTAGCTGCCGCTGTGCAGGTCACGGTTGGCGCCCTGCACGTGAATTTCCACGTAGCTCAGGCCGCGCACGCCGTAGGTGATGGTCGGTACGTCAGGGGCAAAGCGGCTGCCGTCGCTGATCACGATCACGTCGGCCTTCAGCTCGTCCTTGTGGGCCTGCAGGTAGGGAATGATGCTGGGACTGCCGATCTCCTCCTCGCCTTCAAGCAGGAATTTCACGTTGACCGGCAGTTCGCCCTGCGAGAGCAGCAGTTCCACGCCCTTGACGTGCGCGAAAGCCTGCCCCTTGTCGTCGGTGCTGCCGCGCGCATAGATGCGTCCGTCCCGCACGGTGGGTTCGAAGGGCGGGGTCAGCCACTCTTCCAGCGGAGCTTCAGGCTGCACGTCATAGTGTCCGTAGATCAGCACGGTGGGCTGGGCCGGGTCTGTCAGGCGCTCGGCGTACACGAGGGGGTGACCGGGGGTCTGATCCACCCGGGCCGTGAAGCCCAGGGTGCTCAACTTGCGCTGCAGCCATTCGGCAGCGCGAACCACCT is a window of Deinococcus deserti VCD115 DNA encoding:
- a CDS encoding AAA family ATPase, giving the protein MTRLVSFPASGTSRAALHASLDQLDRVILGKSTQVRLALTCLLARGHLLIEDQPGVGKTTLAQALARTCGLHFRRVQFTSDLLPADLLGVSIWDAGAATFRFQPGPVFSEVLLADEINRATPRTQGALLEAMEERQVSEGGVTRPLPDPFFVIATQNPAAFVGTSPLPEAQLDRFLLTVTLGYPDPRAERNLLETGGRSQTVRELPAVLSAPVLLGLQREVDAVHAAPPLLDYLQLLARATREHPAFEAGLSPRALLALLAAARAWAYLAGRDMVLPEDVQAVFPSLAAHRLPLRDPSQSVGDLLTRVLADTPIP
- a CDS encoding VanZ family protein, coding for MPALLIMAAIWWLSSQSQTPGPALRHPFDWIAHALAYLALAYSLGRATASWAAAFLIAVWFGAFDEVHQAFVPGRDAGITDWLFDLLGALIGVKLAVRKSSVQSKSEDGSSVADLSEGTR
- a CDS encoding VOC family protein, giving the protein MSALMLDHVAIATPDLDAGSAPYIALGLHPEGPDEDVTTQGVRVRAFQVGDTLIELLMPTRPESPITTFLEKKGPGLHHTAYRVADLDAEMTRLRADGARFLNPEPTPGRAGTRVAFLHPKWGQGTLIELVEHPEGGPQHGPVPRQEEGLASDQEVSRH
- a CDS encoding DUF4442 domain-containing protein, with the protein product MTAHALPAPAVDAVKAALHAIPMNATVGVQITDVGVGWATGQCADTPPFRNHLGTIHAGAQFLLAEAVSGAAFAGAFTAQLNQAVPLIEKLETHYVSRAVGNVVARAEIDPAELPAAHAAYAQEGKARLTLQVSVTDGEAKEVMRAVAHWYLRARPTQA
- a CDS encoding DUF402 domain-containing protein; translated protein: MDFQIHHVETPHLEELCGRQKPSLVSGFQWLYLVPKEAQHVLLVILNGSGEPQWFYTDICAGSGFEDGFPWTNHLYLNVIPTCEVQKDGHWQVTGTENH
- a CDS encoding DUF402 domain-containing protein; the protein is MKRKIHDLRAWPRAVRHEQVVLHLPGHVIVDFTAHEVVRPLDVAFGDRVIRVLDHGYRWVRVHPTGGGEAVMGDALTAMLDEHGIPLQLYVDVHGGEGIGEDGLPWIDDLYLDVIGNWEVEPERAGQVTETHIIDGEELDEAVQDGRVTAAHADATWAHARKVEAALIDGTYPLLAILRRYLEDPYT
- a CDS encoding phosphoribosylglycinamide formyltransferase, with the translated sequence MRIGFLASHGGSAARHITAACAAGELNATPVALLSNNSRSPALAWAREAGLASAHLSSARVPDPDTLDAAILDFFVQAQVDTLVLSGYMRELGPRLLSYYAGRIVNIHPSLLPRHGGRGMYGDRVHEAVLASGDTESGATVHLVTSGIDEGPVLAQTRVPVLPGDTLESLKTRVQAVEGDLMLQALKQLA
- a CDS encoding dipeptidase, yielding MTNPDLATLLNREQAQEELFDLLRIPSVSADPAYKAEVVRAAEWLQRKLSTLGFTARVDQTPGHPLVYAERLTDPAQPTVLIYGHYDVQPEAPLEEWLTPPFEPTVRDGRIYARGSTDDKGQAFAHVKGVELLLSQGELPVNVKFLLEGEEEIGSPSIIPYLQAHKDELKADVIVISDGSRFAPDVPTITYGVRGLSYVEIHVQGANRDLHSGSYGGAAPNPINALCEIIARLKDEQGRVTIPGFYDGVEELTEQERAMWASLPHSDEEFAASIGVPALPGEEGYSVLERIWGRPTLDVNGIWGGYQGEGSKTVIAAKAGAKVSMRLVPGQDPDRITQLIKEYVPQIAPAGVKAEVRGHHGGQPVKFKTDSPAIQAANRALHRVYGRDAVFARTGGSIPIVAAFSDILKTEVLFVDFGLNEDAPHSPNESFALQDYHNGILTSAYLLQELAQSS